A single window of Gossypium arboreum isolate Shixiya-1 chromosome 13, ASM2569848v2, whole genome shotgun sequence DNA harbors:
- the LOC108463159 gene encoding scarecrow-like protein 21 — translation MDSHQLFGLSNSTCYSTISSIPNRLFSSSKSDIRNSPNSPFSTKFDCYTYTTPSDSQEQHSSTDKLSGLSPSSNSSLESNNYFHPLSPPLNCRGESLPLYSGGSSYTQYANLSHQMIYTSQELDSALRAPDRDKEVTTPSVSRPRETGPLSRTWSRESQGSFVLQPQTFFVSRHRQSAEAVHVEKRQKAIEDLSLHGIPPGNLRQLLFACAKALFENKMDEFDELIAKAKDAVSIAGEPIQRLGAYMVEGLVARKEASGSNIYRALRCREPEGKELLSYMHMLYEICPYLKFGYMAANGAIAEACRNEDHIHIIDFQIAQGTQWVTLLQALAARPCGAPRVRITGIDDPVSKYARGGGLEAVGRRLSALSEKFNIPVEFHGVPVFAPDVTRDMLNLRPGEALAVNFPLQLHHTSDESVDVNNPRDGILRLVKSLSPKVTTLIEQESNTNTAPFLPRFIETLEYYLAIFESIDETLPRDRKERINVEQQCLARDIVNIIACEGKERVERHELLGKWKSRLTMAGFRQYPLSSYVNSVIRSLLRCYSKHYTLVEKDGAMLLRWKDRNLISASAWHCNN, via the coding sequence ATGGATTCGCACCAGCTTTTCGGCCTATCCAACTCAACCTGTTATTCAACTATTTCTTCAATACCTAATAGGCTGTTTAGTTCTTCGAAATCTGACATAAGAAACTCACCCAATTCGCCCTTTTCGACTAAATTTGATTGTTATACCTACACCACACCGAGTGACAGCCAAGAGCAGCATAGTTCCACAGATAAGCTCTCAGGACTCAGCCCTTCTTCTAACTCTTCACTTGAGTCTAACAATTATTTCCATCCCTTGAGTCCTCCTCTAAACTGCAGGGGCGAAAGCTTACCACTCTATTCTGGTGGAAGTTCTTATACACAATATGCAAACTTGAGCCACCAAATGATATACACTTCGCAGGAACTAGATAGCGCACTCAGGGCGCCGGACAGGGATAAAGAAGTAACAACCCCAAGTGTTAGTAGACCACGGGAAACAGGCCCGCTGTCTAGGACATGGAGTCGGGAGTCCCAAGGTTCTTTTGTGCTTCAGCCTCAAACATTCTTTGTCTCTAGGCATCGGCAGTCAGCTGAAGCTGTTCATGTTGAGAAACGTCAGAAAGCGATAGAGGATTTGTCTTTGCATGGTATTCCGCCAGGCAATCTGAGGCAGTTGTTGTTTGCATGTGCTAAAGCACTCTTCGAAAACAAGATGGATGAATTTGATGAGTTGATTGCAAAGGCTAAGGATGCTGTGTCTATTGCTGGAGAACCAATCCAACGTCTTGGTGCTTACATGGTAGAAGGGTTGGTTGCAAGGAAGGAAGCATCGGGGTCTAACATATATCGTGCCCTTCGTTGTAGAGAGCCTGAAGGCAAGGAGTTGCTTTCCTACATGCATATGCTGTATGAAATTTGCCCGTACTTGAAGTTCGGCTACATGGCAGCCAATGGGGCCATTGCTGAAGCATGCAGAAATGAAGACCACATCCACATTATTGATTTCCAGATTGCTCAGGGGACACAATGGGTGACTCTCTTGCAAGCACTTGCAGCCAGACCATGTGGAGCTCCTCGTGTCCGGATTACAGGAATTGATGATCCTGTCTCGAAATACGCTCGTGGTGGTGGATTGGAAGCTGTCGGAAGGCGTTTGTCAGCACTATCTGAAAAGTTCAATATTCCAGTTGAGTTTCACGGAGTGCCAGTTTTCGCCCCAGATGTCACAAGGGACATGCTTAATCTCAGGCCTGGGGAGGCTCTGGCTGTCAACTTCCCGCTGCAGCTCCATCACACCTCTGACGAGAGCGTTGACGTGAACAACCCTAGGGACGGGATTCTACGACTGGTGAAGTCACTTTCTCCCAAGGTCACCACATTAATAGAGCAAGAATCAAACACAAACACGGCCCCTTTCCTCCCCAGGTTCATCGAGACTCTAGAGTACTACTTAGCAATATTTGAGTCCATCGACGAGACACTTCCAAGGGACAGAAAAGAAAGAATCAACGTAGAGCAGCAATGCCTAGCGAGGGATATTGTGAATATCATTGCTTGCGAGGGAAAGGAGAGAGTGGAACGCCACGAGCTGTTGGGAAAATGGAAGTCCAGGCTGACAATGGCCGGATTCCGACAATACCCATTAAGCTCATATGTGAATTCAGTGATAAGAAGCCTGCTGAGGTGCTACTCTAAACACTATACACTGGTGGAGAAGGATGGTGCTATGTTGTTGAGATGGAAGGATCGGAACCTTATATCGGCTTCTGCTTGGCACTGCAACAACTGA